Proteins encoded by one window of Halorubrum ruber:
- a CDS encoding 30S ribosomal protein S19e, with product MVTIYDVPADDLIEAVAARLEDRIDEPDWVEFAKTGAGKELPPEQDDFWYVRSASLLRKVAQNEPIGIERLATEYGSKKRGSNRYVVRPGEHEGGSRKLIRSALQALEEDGLVTTASGEGRRVSDEGEAFLSEVATEVFEDLDRPELERYA from the coding sequence ATGGTAACCATCTACGACGTGCCGGCCGACGACCTCATCGAGGCCGTCGCGGCGCGACTCGAGGACCGCATCGACGAGCCCGACTGGGTCGAGTTCGCCAAGACCGGCGCCGGCAAGGAGCTCCCGCCGGAGCAGGACGACTTCTGGTACGTCCGCTCCGCGAGCCTCCTGCGGAAGGTCGCCCAGAACGAGCCGATCGGCATCGAGCGGCTCGCGACCGAGTACGGCTCGAAGAAGCGCGGCTCGAACCGCTACGTCGTTCGCCCTGGCGAGCACGAGGGCGGCTCCCGCAAGCTCATCCGTTCGGCGCTCCAGGCGCTCGAAGAGGACGGACTCGTCACGACCGCGAGCGGCGAGGGGCGCCGCGTCTCCGACGAGGGCGAGGCGTTCCTCTCCGAGGTCGCGACCGAGGTCTTCGAAGATCTCGACCGCCCGGAACTCGAACGCTACGCGTAG
- a CDS encoding MOSC domain-containing protein — protein sequence MTDSQAVAVERIHVASGTGGDPEPRTAVEAVADRGLRGDRYFDGDGIYNEQADLEPSDVTLIEAEALAAAAEEFGVDLDAGAHRRNLTTRGVALDDLVGERFRVGEAVFEGLGHCEPCGYMADLAEEADAAAALDGRGGLDARIVESGTIAVGDDVVWSPPGDADGESIGDADC from the coding sequence ATGACCGATTCGCAGGCCGTCGCGGTCGAACGGATCCACGTCGCCTCGGGGACGGGGGGCGACCCGGAACCGCGAACGGCCGTCGAGGCGGTCGCCGACCGGGGGCTTCGCGGCGACCGCTACTTCGACGGCGACGGGATCTACAACGAGCAGGCTGACTTGGAGCCGAGCGACGTCACGCTGATCGAGGCGGAGGCGCTCGCGGCCGCGGCCGAGGAGTTCGGCGTCGACCTCGACGCGGGCGCCCATCGACGCAACCTCACCACGCGCGGCGTCGCCCTCGACGACCTCGTCGGCGAACGGTTCCGGGTGGGTGAGGCGGTGTTCGAGGGGCTCGGTCACTGCGAGCCCTGCGGGTACATGGCGGACCTCGCGGAGGAGGCGGACGCGGCGGCCGCGCTCGATGGCCGCGGCGGACTCGACGCTCGGATCGTCGAGTCGGGAACGATCGCGGTCGGGGACGACGTGGTTTGGTCGCCTCCCGGCGACGCAGACGGAGAGTCTATCGGCGACGCGGACTGTTGA